In the genome of Oligoflexus sp., one region contains:
- a CDS encoding ABC transporter ATP-binding protein has protein sequence MIEVRSISKFYGNKRAVENLSFTIKDGEIVGLLGLNGAGKSTILKVLGCFLVPSRGDARIGGYSVLEAPDDVRRMIGYLPDTPPLYNEMTTRDYLHFVARLKNVSRDQVPAFVDEAMNKTNLHEVSDVRLGELSHGFRQRVGIAQALVHKPRVLILDEPINGLDPIQIVEMRDMILSLKGQHTVILSSHILSEITKTCDRILVIDRGRLVAEGSETQLRGEVKQNLEVRIELEAFDDRVREALRAVPGVLEIKENRRNGLFLDVQCASDIRGELAKAVVQSGGRLLALGKKEAELETLFLKLIKSDGAS, from the coding sequence ATGATTGAAGTTCGTTCGATCAGCAAGTTTTACGGCAACAAACGAGCGGTCGAGAACCTGAGTTTCACTATCAAGGATGGTGAGATCGTCGGTCTTCTGGGTCTGAACGGAGCCGGAAAAAGTACGATTCTCAAGGTGCTCGGTTGCTTCCTGGTCCCCTCCCGCGGTGATGCGCGTATCGGCGGTTACTCGGTCCTTGAGGCCCCGGATGATGTGCGGCGCATGATTGGTTATCTTCCCGACACGCCCCCTCTCTACAACGAGATGACCACCCGCGATTACCTGCACTTTGTCGCGCGCCTCAAAAACGTGTCGCGCGACCAGGTCCCGGCTTTCGTCGATGAAGCCATGAACAAGACCAACCTGCATGAAGTCTCGGACGTGCGCCTCGGCGAGCTGTCGCACGGTTTCCGGCAGCGCGTGGGGATTGCCCAGGCCCTGGTGCATAAACCGCGGGTCTTGATTCTCGATGAACCCATCAACGGTCTCGATCCCATCCAGATCGTCGAAATGCGCGATATGATCCTGTCCCTGAAAGGCCAGCATACCGTAATTCTTTCCAGTCACATCCTGTCGGAAATCACCAAGACCTGCGACCGCATCCTGGTCATAGATCGCGGCCGTCTGGTCGCCGAAGGTTCTGAGACCCAGCTGCGCGGCGAGGTCAAACAGAATCTGGAAGTGCGGATCGAACTGGAGGCCTTCGATGATCGCGTCCGCGAAGCTCTCAGGGCCGTGCCCGGCGTCCTTGAAATCAAGGAAAATCGAAGGAACGGCCTGTTCCTCGATGTTCAATGCGCCAGTGATATTCGTGGCGAACTCGCCAAGGCCGTGGTGCAGTCCGGTGGGCGTCTTCTGGCACTTGGGAAGAAGGAAGCGGAACTGGAAACGCTGTTCCTCAAACTGATCAAAAGCGATGGAGCAAGCTGA
- a CDS encoding ABC transporter permease: protein MNKIWLIARRELGAYFTTWMGYIIVCFALLLDGVFFNVYAIGDEAKLSSEVLRDFFFISSGIGMVAAVFLAMRLLAEEKQTGTIVLFYTSPLSERQLVYGKFLSAFVMFLILQVLSIYLPSLIFLEGKVSLGHMAAGYLGVTLLGAGVLAISLFASVISPNQLIAGITAAAFTVFFLVMWLLSYRVDEPFREIFSYMSIHNQRFSPFMNGILHTRDVVYYASLIFFFLECSIKSLETRRLQG, encoded by the coding sequence ATGAATAAAATATGGCTGATCGCGCGAAGGGAACTTGGCGCTTATTTCACCACCTGGATGGGTTACATCATCGTCTGTTTCGCCCTCTTGCTCGATGGCGTCTTCTTCAACGTCTATGCGATCGGGGACGAGGCGAAACTGTCCAGCGAGGTTCTGCGCGACTTCTTTTTCATCAGCTCGGGTATCGGCATGGTCGCGGCCGTGTTCTTGGCCATGCGGCTTTTGGCTGAAGAAAAGCAGACGGGAACCATCGTGCTTTTCTATACCTCGCCGCTGAGCGAAAGACAGCTGGTCTATGGCAAATTCCTTTCCGCCTTTGTCATGTTCCTCATTTTACAGGTTCTGAGCATCTACCTGCCGAGCCTTATTTTCCTGGAAGGCAAGGTTTCCCTGGGGCACATGGCTGCCGGCTACCTGGGCGTTACGCTGCTCGGCGCGGGTGTTCTGGCGATTTCCCTTTTCGCTTCGGTGATTTCGCCTAACCAGCTGATTGCCGGTATCACGGCTGCGGCCTTCACTGTTTTCTTCCTCGTCATGTGGCTGCTCTCCTATCGCGTGGATGAACCCTTCCGCGAAATCTTCTCCTATATGTCGATTCACAACCAGCGCTTCAGCCCTTTCATGAACGGCATCCTGCACACCCGTGATGTTGTCTATTACGCGAGTCTTATCTTCTTCTTTCTGGAATGTTCCATCAAATCGCTTGAGACACGGAGGTTGCAAGGCTAA
- a CDS encoding Gldg family protein yields MNQLRALRIPLFLLGLALIFIAERYLKTYDSYKLAVIIGVLVALIPMALTFLFMQKAKSDGLEAESQSWKLVLGWKILTMVGVGLFYVYKLTLDTSMNPDTLGQKALLVLFLTSLFLGLFMGLGVEFSHRMNGTGENAEPKRLGYSAKIWLSIGFLFLGMFALNYGAAKQDKVFDLSYFKSTKPGEATLNAVASLDAPVRTGVFFAKDSEVASFVREYLEILSKKNSNLKLEFYDKDFYPTQAEEFKVSKNGQIVLLRDGKRQRIDLGDKLENARKKLRTLDAQFQKALLQLVSNQGAIYFTSSHGEMGWGIDRHSPLRSLSNLEKILRSQNLAPKTLSSLFDAIPEDAEAVAVVGATAAFTKEEVQTLRDYLNRGGKILMALDVDSAGEQAEETVIADQNELQTLLTEVGIQFRKERLANDRDFVRSTRQKFDRALIFTNLFGSHESVSTLTRNDEKLNILALNSGYLVVESGSNAWHPVATIMSLRSTFIDANKNFEYDPNEVRGSYPLAAAAEKAAADGKKSRILVFADSSMLSDPPLYYNGNQWMALDAFRWLTDRMNTAGALESEEDVRIQHSKSRELVVFHSSIYIAPILILILGFIVNRRKKGRT; encoded by the coding sequence ATGAATCAACTTCGCGCGCTACGCATCCCGCTTTTTCTATTGGGACTCGCTCTGATCTTCATCGCCGAGCGTTATCTGAAAACCTACGATTCGTATAAGCTTGCGGTCATCATCGGCGTCCTGGTCGCCCTGATTCCCATGGCCCTGACTTTTCTTTTCATGCAGAAGGCCAAAAGCGACGGGCTTGAGGCCGAAAGTCAGTCCTGGAAACTCGTCCTGGGCTGGAAGATCCTGACCATGGTCGGGGTCGGTCTCTTCTATGTGTATAAGCTGACCCTTGATACCAGCATGAATCCCGATACGCTGGGTCAGAAGGCCCTTCTGGTCCTTTTTTTGACCAGCCTTTTCCTGGGGCTTTTCATGGGACTCGGCGTGGAATTCAGCCATCGAATGAATGGCACGGGTGAAAACGCCGAGCCCAAGCGCCTTGGTTATTCGGCAAAGATCTGGCTCAGCATCGGCTTTCTCTTCCTCGGCATGTTTGCCCTGAACTATGGGGCCGCGAAGCAGGATAAGGTCTTCGATCTTTCCTATTTCAAAAGCACAAAACCCGGTGAGGCCACGCTGAATGCGGTGGCTTCCCTGGATGCTCCTGTGCGCACCGGCGTTTTCTTTGCCAAGGATAGCGAAGTCGCCTCCTTCGTACGTGAGTATCTTGAAATCCTGTCCAAGAAAAACAGCAACCTGAAGCTTGAATTCTACGACAAGGACTTCTATCCGACCCAGGCCGAGGAATTCAAGGTTTCCAAAAACGGCCAGATCGTGCTCCTGAGGGACGGCAAGCGGCAGAGGATCGACCTCGGTGATAAGCTGGAAAATGCCCGCAAAAAACTCCGCACGCTGGACGCCCAGTTTCAGAAGGCGCTTCTGCAGCTCGTTTCCAACCAGGGCGCGATCTATTTCACATCCTCCCATGGGGAAATGGGCTGGGGCATAGATCGTCACAGTCCCTTGCGTTCACTCAGCAACCTCGAAAAGATCCTCCGTTCCCAGAACCTCGCACCGAAGACCCTGTCGAGTCTTTTCGATGCGATTCCCGAAGACGCCGAAGCCGTGGCTGTGGTGGGGGCAACGGCAGCCTTTACCAAGGAGGAAGTGCAGACACTGCGCGATTATCTGAATCGCGGCGGCAAGATCCTGATGGCCCTGGATGTGGATTCGGCCGGTGAGCAGGCCGAGGAAACAGTCATCGCTGATCAGAATGAACTCCAGACGCTTCTGACAGAAGTCGGCATTCAGTTCCGCAAAGAACGCCTGGCCAACGACCGTGACTTCGTGCGTTCCACGCGGCAGAAATTCGACCGGGCCCTGATCTTCACCAATCTCTTCGGCAGCCATGAATCGGTCTCCACCCTGACGCGGAACGATGAGAAGCTGAACATCCTGGCCTTGAATTCCGGCTATTTGGTTGTGGAGAGCGGCAGCAACGCCTGGCATCCTGTGGCCACGATCATGAGCCTGCGCAGCACCTTTATTGATGCCAACAAGAACTTTGAGTACGATCCCAATGAGGTTCGCGGATCCTATCCTCTGGCCGCAGCGGCAGAAAAAGCCGCAGCCGATGGCAAAAAGTCCCGCATTCTGGTCTTCGCCGATTCGAGCATGCTGTCCGATCCTCCCCTTTATTACAACGGGAACCAGTGGATGGCGCTCGATGCCTTCCGCTGGCTGACGGACCGCATGAATACCGCGGGCGCTTTGGAATCCGAAGAGGACGTTCGCATTCAGCATTCAAAAAGCCGGGAGCTGGTCGTTTTCCATAGCTCCATCTACATCGCGCCTATTCTGATTCTGATACTTGGATTTATCGTCAATCGTCGCAAGAAAGGCCGCACATGA
- a CDS encoding DUF4340 domain-containing protein, which produces MRVKIIPYVAFFIASLAFAWFASRPTVNSESVGKEWISVSKEALKKIVYTDENGTVELSKDSKVPDAFWINSEEKKAEGPNDVRVKDRYLVGDRIKEVLAELTPFRVEKQIGEAGKVNLADFGLDKPTGTFEVHYGDGKVFTLLMGKRSFQSPTVFALDKDKNLVILVQRKLMSMLEKPKSRMAMSKPFSFAEDAVARVYVTQDGKEWRFFRKNQGSEQIWYPEAKDKPSEAFRNWIDKVLKLRVEGYPQDSELDALQKLTPKFTLALKSERTDFDTWSILEESGATPRYWLKAGQLPVPVLIDATKVPVLLNDMKAFLQ; this is translated from the coding sequence ATGAGAGTCAAAATCATACCCTATGTGGCGTTTTTCATAGCGTCCCTGGCCTTTGCCTGGTTTGCATCGCGGCCCACAGTGAACAGCGAGAGCGTGGGCAAGGAGTGGATCAGCGTATCCAAGGAAGCCCTGAAAAAGATCGTCTATACCGATGAAAATGGAACAGTGGAACTGAGCAAGGACAGCAAGGTCCCGGATGCGTTCTGGATCAACAGCGAGGAAAAAAAGGCAGAAGGTCCTAATGATGTCAGGGTCAAGGATCGCTACCTCGTCGGGGATCGGATCAAGGAGGTTCTGGCCGAACTCACTCCTTTCCGGGTGGAAAAGCAGATCGGTGAAGCGGGAAAAGTGAACCTGGCTGACTTTGGCCTGGATAAGCCCACGGGAACCTTTGAGGTTCATTATGGGGACGGCAAGGTCTTCACGCTTCTGATGGGGAAACGCAGTTTCCAGTCGCCCACGGTCTTTGCGCTGGATAAGGACAAGAATCTTGTGATCCTGGTCCAGCGCAAACTCATGAGCATGCTCGAGAAACCCAAGTCCCGCATGGCGATGTCGAAGCCCTTCAGCTTCGCCGAGGATGCTGTCGCTCGTGTTTATGTGACCCAGGACGGCAAGGAGTGGCGCTTCTTCCGCAAAAACCAGGGTTCGGAACAGATCTGGTATCCGGAAGCCAAGGATAAACCCAGCGAGGCTTTCCGCAACTGGATTGACAAGGTTCTGAAGCTGCGCGTCGAAGGCTATCCGCAGGATTCCGAGCTGGATGCTTTGCAGAAACTGACGCCGAAATTCACGCTGGCCCTGAAAAGCGAGCGCACGGATTTTGATACCTGGTCCATTTTGGAAGAAAGCGGGGCCACCCCTCGCTACTGGCTCAAGGCCGGTCAGCTGCCTGTTCCGGTTCTTATTGATGCCACCAAGGTCCCTGTTCTTCTCAATGATATGAAAGCGTTCCTGCAGTAA
- a CDS encoding flagellin has translation MGLRIATNVSSLTSQRHLINTRRLLDRSLERLSSGYRINKAGDDAAGLAISEKLRAKTRGLIQAQRNASDGISLIQVAEGGLEEIQNILVRLRELGVQAASDTIGAQERRYLNEEYQSLKEEVDRIANVTEFNGTVLLDGTGGSLDFQVNTGGLNLLGVDRISFDAFKSDVNSDKLGLEELSIDTKVNAQRSLSIIDNAIEDVSSIRGELGAIDNRLSSTIRNLSVSIENLTAANSRIKDVDVALETSELTRNNILMQAGTSVLQQANSIPKMALTLLQNT, from the coding sequence ATGGGTTTGCGGATCGCGACCAACGTCTCTTCGCTTACTTCTCAAAGACATTTGATCAACACCCGACGGTTACTCGATCGTTCCTTGGAACGACTGTCGAGTGGTTATCGCATCAACAAAGCAGGCGATGATGCAGCCGGTCTTGCGATCTCAGAAAAACTGCGCGCCAAAACCCGTGGTCTGATCCAGGCGCAGCGTAACGCGTCGGATGGTATCTCTCTGATCCAGGTTGCGGAAGGTGGTCTTGAAGAAATTCAGAACATCCTGGTTCGTCTGCGCGAACTCGGTGTCCAGGCCGCATCGGATACGATCGGTGCCCAGGAACGCCGCTATCTGAACGAGGAATATCAGTCCCTGAAGGAAGAAGTGGACCGGATCGCCAACGTTACTGAATTCAACGGCACTGTGCTGTTGGATGGTACCGGCGGATCGCTCGACTTCCAGGTGAACACCGGGGGTCTCAACCTTCTGGGCGTCGACCGGATTTCCTTTGATGCCTTCAAATCCGATGTGAACTCGGACAAGCTGGGTCTTGAAGAACTCTCGATTGATACCAAGGTCAACGCGCAGCGCTCCTTGAGCATCATCGACAACGCGATCGAGGACGTGTCTTCGATCCGCGGTGAACTCGGTGCGATCGACAACCGCCTTTCCTCCACGATTCGAAACCTCTCCGTTTCGATCGAAAACCTGACCGCCGCCAACTCGCGGATCAAGGATGTGGACGTGGCGCTGGAAACATCGGAACTGACGCGAAACAATATCCTCATGCAGGCCGGTACATCCGTCCTTCAGCAGGCCAACTCGATTCCGAAGATGGCGTTGACGCTGCTGCAGAATACGTAA
- a CDS encoding GNAT family N-acetyltransferase: MSLYHPKEPIHFQHRNQLLQECLRPDPLPFPIEQEYPIVLAPEGQSYSYCHDFQNQLCSHANLWPRKVINALGQEQFLIGLVGNVATDPRFRGHGHMRSLLTAVEEVAQKNRMQALFLWSDLTSFYQKLGYVSVGQEYHFHFLEPRSGSKAKTAARLVRMDLQGITDELLAQLQKLKPKVSMTLERSLAEFRRMLEIPWISLYVAYETADVVAFALIGKGYDMMGVIHEWGCADAAYLLDLVQYVRKEQELPQCMLLTPGELKPALHQAILAQASAVEAVPMALMKPLAEGKEKELNQLFIWGLDSI, from the coding sequence ATGAGTCTTTATCACCCGAAAGAACCAATCCATTTTCAGCATCGCAATCAACTTTTGCAAGAGTGCTTGCGGCCAGACCCCTTGCCTTTTCCGATCGAGCAGGAATATCCCATCGTGCTGGCTCCGGAAGGTCAGAGTTATAGCTACTGCCATGACTTTCAAAATCAACTCTGTTCCCACGCCAATTTATGGCCGCGCAAGGTCATCAATGCCTTGGGGCAGGAGCAGTTCCTGATTGGGCTGGTGGGCAACGTCGCCACGGATCCTCGCTTTCGAGGTCATGGCCATATGCGCAGTCTTCTGACAGCTGTGGAAGAAGTCGCACAAAAAAACCGTATGCAGGCTTTATTTTTGTGGAGCGACCTGACTTCATTCTATCAGAAGCTGGGCTACGTGTCAGTGGGACAGGAATACCACTTTCATTTTCTGGAGCCGCGTTCGGGCAGCAAGGCGAAGACCGCGGCCCGCCTTGTGCGGATGGATTTGCAGGGGATTACCGACGAACTGCTCGCGCAGCTTCAAAAGCTGAAACCGAAAGTGTCGATGACGCTGGAGCGAAGCCTTGCGGAATTCCGCCGTATGCTCGAAATTCCCTGGATCAGTCTTTATGTGGCTTATGAAACGGCCGATGTCGTGGCCTTTGCGTTGATCGGCAAAGGCTACGATATGATGGGCGTGATCCATGAATGGGGCTGCGCGGACGCCGCCTACCTTTTGGACCTTGTGCAATATGTGAGAAAGGAACAGGAGCTGCCGCAGTGCATGCTGCTGACACCGGGGGAATTGAAACCGGCGCTGCATCAGGCGATACTCGCCCAGGCTTCGGCTGTGGAGGCCGTGCCGATGGCTTTGATGAAACCTTTGGCGGAAGGAAAAGAAAAAGAGCTGAATCAGCTCTTCATCTGGGGCTTGGATTCGATCTGA
- the fliD gene encoding flagellar filament capping protein FliD encodes MGVRSMPGATTGLFDPKIVEGLIEVEKLPIETAKKRRETVDTERSEFKKLIDMVNGLDGALNKIKTKTDFYKMKVESSHPDILDGTVSGFSLPGSYEFEVRGLAKSEKELAYGFPDKDQTPVGFGYLVIEREGEDDLDITVEPGSTLQDVAQAINEADGGVKAMVINTKYMPDPYRLLVVSEKSGKESKIRIDEDTTFLEFKEQVVGRNLDVLFEDVPVTDETNNLKELVDGVVFNVKRSEPGTRVQVQINFDVDLTMEAIVGFVEKYNEISKFINGQFQVDAKTGRAGILAGDGTIKTVMRNLRSAMADPVYSQGKYRSLADIGITTNPKTGELDFNETKVKAALTEDYEGVAKVFIRGKDSMGIAARLADQVKALRDAQNGILKSRTRALDNIIKDQDQGIARKEQQAARKAESIKRRFTSLESTLSGMKAQGDFLAQRFAANNNNNNNG; translated from the coding sequence ATGGGTGTTCGCAGCATGCCGGGCGCGACCACAGGCCTCTTCGACCCTAAGATTGTAGAGGGTTTGATCGAGGTTGAAAAGCTGCCGATTGAGACGGCCAAAAAGCGCCGGGAAACGGTGGATACCGAACGAAGCGAATTCAAAAAATTGATCGACATGGTCAATGGTTTGGATGGCGCTTTAAACAAGATCAAAACCAAGACCGACTTTTACAAGATGAAGGTCGAGTCCTCCCACCCGGATATCCTCGACGGCACCGTTTCGGGTTTTTCCCTTCCTGGAAGCTACGAATTTGAAGTGCGCGGCCTTGCGAAGTCGGAAAAGGAACTGGCCTATGGTTTCCCCGACAAGGATCAAACCCCGGTCGGCTTCGGTTATCTCGTGATCGAGCGGGAAGGGGAGGATGACCTGGATATCACCGTCGAACCAGGATCGACGCTGCAGGACGTCGCCCAGGCTATCAATGAGGCCGATGGCGGCGTCAAGGCCATGGTGATTAACACCAAATACATGCCTGATCCCTATCGTCTTCTGGTGGTCAGCGAAAAATCCGGCAAGGAATCCAAGATCCGAATCGACGAGGATACGACCTTCCTCGAATTCAAAGAGCAGGTGGTGGGCCGTAACCTGGATGTCCTCTTCGAGGATGTGCCGGTCACGGATGAAACCAATAACCTGAAAGAACTGGTCGATGGCGTGGTCTTCAACGTCAAGCGTTCCGAGCCTGGCACGCGCGTTCAGGTCCAGATCAACTTCGATGTCGATCTAACGATGGAAGCGATCGTCGGCTTCGTCGAAAAGTACAACGAGATTTCGAAGTTCATCAACGGCCAGTTTCAGGTCGATGCCAAGACGGGTCGAGCCGGCATTCTTGCCGGCGACGGCACAATTAAAACGGTCATGAGAAATTTAAGAAGCGCCATGGCCGATCCCGTATATAGCCAAGGCAAATACCGATCTTTGGCGGATATTGGCATTACGACCAACCCCAAAACGGGTGAGCTGGACTTCAACGAGACTAAAGTTAAGGCGGCTCTTACCGAAGATTACGAAGGTGTTGCCAAGGTCTTCATTCGGGGCAAGGATTCGATGGGGATTGCAGCACGCCTCGCTGATCAGGTGAAAGCTTTGCGTGATGCTCAGAACGGTATCCTGAAGAGTCGGACAAGGGCCCTCGATAACATCATCAAGGACCAGGACCAAGGGATTGCAAGGAAAGAGCAGCAGGCGGCCCGGAAGGCAGAATCGATAAAGAGAAGGTTTACGAGCCTCGAATCAACACTTTCCGGGATGAAGGCCCAAGGCGATTTTCTCGCGCAGCGGTTTGCGGCGAATAACAATAATAACAACAACGGGTAA
- the fliS gene encoding flagellar export chaperone FliS, whose protein sequence is MNNPYKAYQKTQITTASREKVLLMLYEGAIRFVKHAEVAMLDKKIAEKGKQISKATAIISELMATLDFKVGGQLAVDLENLYVFMIDKLIEGNINNDVECLRTVEGLLRTLYTAWQDVVENPRPDGVPSPKLQPEEYKKWVEANGNPQMKAGANQDASAGNHQQKMKFTA, encoded by the coding sequence ATGAACAATCCCTACAAAGCCTATCAGAAGACCCAGATTACGACGGCCAGTCGTGAAAAGGTCCTCCTCATGCTCTATGAAGGAGCCATTCGCTTTGTGAAGCACGCTGAAGTCGCCATGCTCGATAAGAAAATCGCCGAAAAAGGCAAGCAGATCAGCAAAGCCACCGCAATCATCTCCGAACTGATGGCCACCCTCGACTTCAAAGTCGGCGGTCAGCTGGCGGTTGATCTGGAAAACCTCTATGTGTTCATGATCGACAAGCTGATCGAAGGCAATATCAATAATGATGTGGAATGCCTGCGCACAGTCGAAGGCCTGCTTCGCACGCTTTATACAGCGTGGCAGGACGTTGTGGAAAATCCTCGTCCCGACGGCGTTCCTTCTCCAAAACTGCAGCCGGAAGAATACAAGAAGTGGGTGGAAGCCAACGGCAATCCCCAGATGAAAGCCGGTGCGAATCAGGACGCGAGTGCTGGAAATCACCAGCAAAAGATGAAGTTTACAGCCTAA